The Brassica napus cultivar Da-Ae chromosome C7, Da-Ae, whole genome shotgun sequence genome has a segment encoding these proteins:
- the LOC125590096 gene encoding probable polygalacturonase — protein MWPLSISVVFLPCFAAFLLTALSSAYGYGDSEATCSGIVPLKYRNDKISITDFGGVGDGRTVNTKAFRAAIYRIQHLRRRGGTVLYIPPGVFLTESFSLTSHMTLFLARGAVIKAVQDTWNWPLIDPLPSYGRGRELPGARYISFIHGDGLRDVVITGQNGTIDGQGEVWWNMWRSRTLKFTRPNLIEFKNSKAIIISNVIFQNSPFWNIHPVYCSDVVIHHVTILAPQDSPNTDGIDPDSSNNVCIEDSYISTGDDLVAIKSGWDEYGIAFGRPSSNITIRRITGSSPYAGIAIGSETSGGIKNIVAEHISLSNMGVGVNIKTNIGRGGYIKNIKISNVYVENAKYGIKIAGDTGDHPDAFYNPNALPIVKGIHINNVWGVNVQNAGSIQGLKGSPFTGICLSEINLHGSLNSYRTWKCSDVIGTSLKVSPWPCSELRTTGGSYSCSSTF, from the exons ATGTGGCCACTCTCCATATCAGTTGTCTTCCTCCCATGCTTCGCCGCTTTTCTACTCACCGCTCTTTCTTCGGCTTATGGCTATGGCGACTCGGAGGCGACATGTTCAGGAATAGTTCCCTTAAAGTACCGGAACGATAAGATCTCGATAACAGACTTTGGCGGCGTCGGGGACGGAAGGACGGTGAACACTAAGGCGTTTAGGGCGGCGATATATAGGATTCAGCATCTGAGGAGAAGAGGAGGCACGGTTCTGTATATACCTCCGGGAGTGTTTCTCACGGAGAGCTTCAGTCTCACTAGCCATATGACTCTCTTCTTGGCTAGAGGCGCTGTTATCAAAGCTGTTCAG GATACATGGAACTGGCCGTTGATTGATCCGTTGCCATCTTATGGAAGAGGGAGGGAGTTACCAGGGGCTCGGTATATTAGCTTCATTCATGGTGATGGCCTTCGTGATGTAGTCATCACTG GACAAAACGGGACAATAGACGGTCAAGGAGAAGTATGGTGGAACATGTGGCGCAGTAGAACACTAAAGTTCACTAGACCGAATCTAATCGAGTTCAAGAACTCTAAGGCGATCATAATCTCCAATGTTATTTTCCAGAACTCACCCTTCTGGAACATTCACCCTGTCTATTGCAG TGATGTTGTTATCCATCACGTTACCATCTTAGCTCCACAAGATTCCCCCAACACCGATGGAATCGATCCAG ATTCCAGCAACAACGTCTGCATAGAAGACTCCTACATCTCAACAGGGGACGACCTTGTAGCCATCAAAAGCGGTTGGGACGAGTACGGAATCGCTTTTGGCCGTCCAAGCTCAAACATAACGATACGCCGCATCACAGGATCTTCTCCATACGCAGGTATCGCAATAGGAAGCGAAACATCAGGAGGAATCAAGAACATCGTAGCAGAACACATCAGTCTCTCCAATATGGGCGTTGGAGTCAACATCAAGACAAACATTGGTCGTGGAGGATACATCAAAAACATCAAAATCTCTAACGTTTATGTTGAAAACGCAAAGTACGGGATCAAGATCGCTGGCGACACGGGAGATCACCCTGACGCGTTTTATAACCCGAACGCTCTTCCAATCGTTAAAGGAATACATATTAATAACGTTTGGGGGGTTAACGTTCAAAACGCCGGCTCCATTCAAGGCCTTAAGGGTTCACCTTTTACAG GGATATGTCTGAGTGAGATTAATCTACATGGAAGTTTGAACTCGTATCGGACGTGGAAGTGTTCCGATGTTATTGGAACTTCACTCAAGGTCAGCCCTTGGCCTTGTTCAGAGCTGAGAACTACCGGCGGATCTTATTCGTGTTCTTCCACCTtctga
- the LOC106438445 gene encoding internalin I — protein MEMETATPLVRLCLEEACKSRDAVDRWRLQRRSLERLPSHLADALLRELLLRRLLFPSLLEVFKYSVENIDLRGESSVNGEWMAYIGGFVNLFSLNLSDCPRINNSTLWPITGLTCLKELDLSRCSKVTDAGIKHLQSVVNLEKLWISQTGVKEAGISLLASLKKLSLLDLGGLPVTDHNLSSLQALTNLEYLDIWGSNVTNQGAVSILKFPNLCFLNLSWTSVTQAPNIPHLECLLMNKCAVVSVSSTHSSVLASLKKLVLSGATFSAETEVFSFTSKSSITHLDVSKTSIQDFSFLETMTKLEHLDLSSTAFGDDSVEFVLCVGDTLRNLIVSHTKITYAGVEILSGHVPRLETFSLSQTYIDDLSILCISTRMPCIKALDLSRTSIRGFIQQQSSQEEEEEEEAKPSLAALKSLTALKTLSLEHPYLSDIALSPLSSLTGLTHLSLKSKSLADSTLHHLSSLPNLVSLGFQDAVLTNLGLETFKPPSSLRTLDLRGCWLLTEAAVTGLCKKHPHIKVMHEFALESSSLDQNKILPRSSPPQSVLKVGRRRNNQSPETSAAVSRSFIDQRVKYNREDLFALQDSTLSRLLPQEGEFVSVPEILADDNSVI, from the exons ATGGAGATGGAGACGGCGACTCCGTTGGTTCGTTTATGCTTAGAGGAAGCTTGCAAGAGCAGAGATGCGGTTGATCGATGGCGTCTTCAGCGTCGTAGCCTTGAGCGTCTGCCTTCTCACCTCGCCGATGCTCTTCTCCGCGAGCTCCTCCTCCGCCGTCTGCTTTTCCCTTCGCTACTCGA AGTATTCAAATATTCTGTGGAGAATATAGATCTCCGAGGGGAAAGCTCCGTCAACGGAGAGTGGATGGCGTACATTGGAGGCTTCGTTAATCTTTTCTCTCTGAATCTTTCAGATTGCCCTAGAATTAATAACTCCACGCTCTGGCCTATCACAG gaTTAACATGTTTGAAGGAGTTGGATCTTTCGAGATGCTCAAAGGTAACGGATGCTGGTATAAAGCATCTCCAGTCTGTTGTGAATTTGGAGAAGTTGTGGATTTCGCAGACGGGCGTTAAGGAAGCGGGAATCTCTCTTCTTGCTTCACTCAAGAAATTGTCTCTTCTTGATTTGGGTGGCTTACCTGTTACTGATCACAACCTGAGCTCCCTCCAG GCACTGACGAACCTGGAGTACCTTGACATCTGGGGAAGCAATGTAACCAACCAAGGAGCTgtcagtattctcaaatttccAAACTTGTGCTTTCTTAATCTCTCGTGGACCAGCGTTACACAAGCTCCAAACATTCCGCATCTTGAATGCTTACTCATGAACAAGTGTGCCGTTGTCTCAGTATCAAGCACTCACAGCTCCGTATTAGCTTCCTTGAAAAAGCTCGTTTTATCCGGAGCTACGTTCAGTGCTGAAACCGAGGTCTTTTCCTTCACCAGCAAAAGCTCTATAACCCACTTAGACGTTTCCAAGACTTCTATCCAAGACTTCAGCTTCTTAGAAACTATGACTAAGCTGGAGCATCTTGATCTGAGCTCAACAGCTTTCGGGGACGATTCTGTTGAGTTTGTGTTATGCGTCGGTGATACTCTTAGGAATCTCATTGTCTCGCATACAAAAATCACTTACGCTGGGGTTGAAATTCTTTCCGGACATGTCCCGCGGCTCGAGACATTTTCTCTGTCCCAGACATATATTGACGATCTGTCCATCTTGTGTATCAGCACCAGGATGCCTTGCATCAAAGCCCTTGACTTGAGCAGGACCAGCATCCGAG GATTCATCCAGCAACAATcttcacaagaagaagaagaagaagaagaagcaaagccGTCTCTAGCAGCACTAAAGTCTTTAACTGCCCTTaaaaccttgagtctagaacaTCCGTACCTAAGTGAcattgctctctcccctcttaGTAGCCTTACCGGTTTAACACATTTGTCCCTGAAAAGCAAATCCCTCGCAGATTCCACACTCCACCATCTCTCGTCTCTCCCAAACCTAGTTAGCCTCGGCTTTCAAGATGCAGTGTTGACCAACCTCGGTCTCGAGACGTTTAAACCGCCGTCAAGCCTGAGAACACTCGACCTCAGAGGCTGTTGGCTTTTAACCGAAGCTGCTGTCACCGGTCTCTGCAAAAAGCACCCTCACATCAAAGTGATGCATGAGTTTGCTCTAGAATCCTCTTCTCTCGACCAAAACAAAATTCTTCCTCGATCATCTCCTCCGCAGAGTGTCTTAAAGGTAGGGAGGAGGAGGAACAACCAGAGCCCGGAGACTTCTGCTGCTGTCTCCAGAAGTTTCATAG ATCAGAGGGTGAAGTATAACAGGGAAGACTTGTTTGCTCTACAAGATTCCACCTTGTCGCGTTTGCTTCCACAGGAAGGAGAATTTGTCAGCGTACCGGAGATTCTAGCTGATGATAATTCAGTGATCTAG
- the LOC106409382 gene encoding uncharacterized protein LOC106409382: MQVTTFHHIDPQKKKRRRKIIFSWALPKFSFFFYELFLWAFHKTKNYIPFCFKICFKFIKMGNCLNGGNNVKREVQEEQEVKKDDNRKDRKVKIVLRRDELEKLILFQLNAGSDVQGKGETTLASFGDFLRELEAERFAGEAAAKAAEEEEESRRRCRKWRPSLERITEWPEEAL; the protein is encoded by the coding sequence ATGCAAGTCACCACCTTCCATCACATTGACCCacagaagaaaaagagaagaagaaagattattTTTTCTTGGGCACTTCccaagttttcttttttcttctacgAACTTTTTTTGTGGGCATTtcacaaaaccaaaaattatattcctttttgtttcaaaatttgctttaaatttataaaaatgggAAACTGTTTGAATGGAGGAAACAACGTTAAGAGAgaggttcaagaagaacaagaagtgaAGAAAGATGACAACAGAAAAGATCGGAAAGTGAAGATTGTTCTGAGAAGAGATGAGTTAGAGAAACTCATCCTCTTCCAGTTAAACGCCGGCAGCGACGTCCAAGGCAAGGGAGAAACAACTTTGGCTTCTTTCGGGGATTTTCTCAGGGAACTAGAGGCGGAGAGATTCGCCGGAGAAGCTGCAGCAAAGGCGgctgaggaagaggaagagtcTCGGCGGAGATGTCGCAAGTGGAGGCCATCGTTGGAGAGAATTACTGAATGGCCTGAAGAAGCACTATAG
- the BNAC07G38590D gene encoding uncharacterized protein BNAC07G38590D, with amino-acid sequence MMDTLSRCFNGLQERYESVLEAKSIYRDDLDITLPLNASEVSIESTKKTRCLQRAKRIDKSLRFEEEEMAEPLAKKEGQKPRKVVRFQLENNKIIEPKKPVTLDLDQELEPEEKQLEEKEGLHIVKGKEEVVRIKIKMTKKEAQRLLGKCKNDSVLDFEHVVDQIAHVPVHQLQVSVAVVACNKERQENGSWLSKME; translated from the coding sequence atgaTGGATACTTTATCTAGATGCTTCAACGGACTTCAAGAAAGATACGAGAGTGTTCTAGAAGCAAAATCAATTTACAGGGATGACTTAGACATAACGTTGCCTCTGAATGCATCAGAGGTTTCAATAGAATCCACCAAGAAGACTCGTTGCCTGCAAAGAGCCAAGAGGATTGACAAATCCCTAAGGTTCGAAGAGGAAGAGATGGCAGAGCCACTGGCCAAGAAAGAAGGTCAAAAGCCACGTAAGGTTGTGAGGTTTcagttagaaaataataaaatcatcgAGCCGAAGAAGCCGGTGACATTGGATCTTGATCAAGAACTTGAACCGGAGGAGAAGCAGCTGGAGGAGAAAGAGGGTTTGCATATAGTCAAAGGGAAGGAGGAGGTTGTGAGGATTAAGATCAAGATGACCAAGAAGGAAGCTCAAAGGCTACTAGGGAAATGCAAAAACGATAGTGTTTTGGATTTCGAGCATGTAGTGGATCAGATAGCACACGTCCCGGTTCATCAGCTTCAAGTCTCTGTGGCTGTGGTTGCTTGTAATAAAGAACGACAGGAAAATGGTAGCTGGTTATCTAAGATGGAATAG
- the LOC106406900 gene encoding uncharacterized protein LOC106406900, whose product MNNVVQGLKRIPRIKFPQRHVKPSEGTKQQQVENEADAFFFSNLNTPKTIGGKASLQPKRTPVSNQEMEAILLGGCI is encoded by the exons ATGAACAACGTAG TTCAGGGGCTTAAGAGGATCCCTCGCATCAAATTCCCTCAGCGTCATGTCAAACCTTCAG AGGGCACAAAGCAGCAGCAGGTGGAGAATGAAGCTGATGCGTTTTTCTTCTCCAATCTCAACACTCCAAAGACTATAGGCGGGAAGGCGTCTCTGCAGCCTAAGCGCACTCCGGTCTCTAACCAAGAAATGGAAGCCATACTC TTGGGAGGCTGCATCTGA